A window of Kribbella sp. NBC_00382 genomic DNA:
CGCTCCACCTCGTACTCCGCTGCGTCGCCGCTGTCCCCGCGTCCGCGCCGGTCGTAGGTGTAAACCGTGAACCCAGCGGCCAGCAACCCGGCCAGCTCAGGCATCGGCCCCTGCGCGCGACTGCACAGCGCGCCGTCGACAAGGATCACCACTGGACCATCGCCGGCCCGGTCGTACGCGATCGTGGTTCCGTCTTTGGATTCGACGGTATTCATACCCAGAACTCCTTCAGCGCGGGAGCCAGTACGGCCGGGTCGACATTGTGCTGCTGCTCAGCCAGTACTACGTGACTGCCATCCTCCAGCAATTCCGCCACAACCTTGTTGCTCTCGGCCATCCACGGCCAGGCGATTCCTCCGGTCAGCACCCGGGTCGGCTGGTGGATCGCCTTGATCGCCTCGGCCGGTACCGAGTAGTCGCCCATCACCGTCGCGTCGTACGCGAGCGTGTGCGCGATCGCCTCCTGCGCCGGCCACCACGGCGACGCCTTCGCCTGCGCCACGAACTCGGCGGGCATCCGGACCACCTCGGCCATGAAGTACTCCGCCGCCTTGTCGCGGCGTCCCTCGGCGACGAACCCGCGGTAGATCGACGCGGTGTCGGGCCGCGGACGACCTTCGGCACCTTCGAGGAAGTACGGCGGCTCCCAGAGGGCCAGCTTGTTGACCGGCCGGCCGGCCGCGGTCGCGAGGAGGGCAAGCGCGGCACCGGAGGACGTACCGTACAGGTGGGCTGAGCCGCCTGCGACGGCGAAGATCGCGTCGAGGTCCTCGAACTCGCGCTCGATCGCGTAGACGTCGGCGTCACCGCTGTCGCCGCGACCCCGGCGGTCGTAGTTGTAGACGGTGAAGCTCTGCGCCAGAAGCGCGGCGAGTGGGGCGTTCGACATCCGATCCACCGATCCACCGCAGACCAAGACGACGGCGGGGCCGTCGCCGAGCTGGTCGTACGCGATCTGAGTGCCGTCGGCCGAGGTGACTTTCTGCATGATGTGCTCCTTCAAACGGCCGATGCCTCTCATCTGGCCTCACCGCTGCGTCGAACCACCAACCCTCAGATCGACACCCCTGCCCAAAAGATTTCTGACGCGGTGTCGGGGTGGGTGTTCAGGCCCAACCCGACTCGCATGTCGAGCTGGAGAGCTGCTGCCTGGAAAGAAATTTGCACCTGGTAACGAAAAGTTTCCGTTCGGACACCAGCCGTTGATCCGGCAGCCCCGCCGCCAGGGCAATGTCGGCCATGCAAACACCGTCTACCTGGCTTGTGGTTCGCGCGGTGCAAGGCGTCGATCCGACGAGCGAGTCGGGGTGGGTCTGGGCACCGGCCGGGAGTGAGTCAGGTGGCTAGCAGGCTGCGGCGCGGTCTAGTAGGAACGTTCGCTCGCGTTCGTTGCGGGTCAGGGTGGCCGCTTTCTCGAACTCAGCCCGGGCCTCGTCGAGTCGGCCTAGCTTGAACAGGAGGTCGCCTCGGACGCTCGGCAGGAGGTGGTACTCCTTCAGGGACGGCTCATCGGCGAGCGCGTCGACGGCTGTGAGTCCTCGCTCGGGGCCGAAGGCCATCGAGATCGCGACTGCCCGGTTGAGTTCGACCACGGGTGATGGGGTGACTTGGGCCAGTACGGCGTACAGGCCGGCGATGCGGGCCCAGTCGGTGTCGTCCGCTTCGGCGGCGCGGGCGTGGCAGGCGGCGATGGCGGCCTGGAGGAGGTACGGGCCGGGGGTGCCGTCGAGGTTCCAGGCGTGGTCGATGCTCTCGAGGCCGCGGCGGATGAGGAGGCGGTCCCAGCGGCGGCGGTCCTGATCGAGCAGCAGGACGGGCTCGCCATTAGGTCCGACGCGGGCGTTGGCGCGTGACGCTTGGATCTCCATCAGCGCTACCAGACCGTGTACTTCGGGCTCGGCCGGCATCAGTTCGGCGAGCAACCGGCCGAGTCGCAACGCCTCGTTGCACAGCGTCGGCCGCATCCAGTCGTCGCCGGCGGTCGCCGAGTAGCCCTCGTTGTAGATCAGGTAGATGACTTCGAGCACGGACGAGAGCCGGTTGATCAGGTCCTCACCGGTCGGTACTTCGAACTCGACCTCGGCCTTGGCCAGATTGCGCTTGGCTCGTACGATCCGCTGCGCGATGGTCGCCTCGGGTGCGAGGAACGCGCGCGCGATCTCGTCGGTCTTCAACCCACCGAGCAGCCTGAGCGTCAGCGATACCCGCGCGTCGGTGGTCAGTACTGGATGACAAGCGGTGAAGACCAGCCGCAGGAGGTCGTCCTCGATCGTGTCCTCGAGAATCGCCTCGACATCGTCCTCGACGCTGTCCCCGTCGATCTCGAGCTCGTGCCCCATCTCGGCGAGCTTGCGCTGGTACGTCTCCTTGCGCCGGATCAGGTCGATGGCCCGCCGCTTGGCGATCGCCATCAACCAGGCGCCCGGGTTGTTCGGTACGCCGGATTCCGGCCACTGCTCCAACGCCGCGACCAACGCGTCCTGAGCCAGCTCCTCGGCCAACCCGACATCCCGCACGATCCGAGCCACCCCGGCAATGATCCGAGCCGACTCGATCCGCCAAACAGCATCGATCGCCCCGTGCGTCTCAGTCACCGTCACCCACCCGATAGAACCCCACCCGCAGCCCAACAGCAAGCCAGAATCCGCGACCTTGAACACCCACCGGCGACCTTGAACACGTTATTACCTGTCCAAGGTCGCCGTTTGGTGTTCAAGGTCGCCAGTTGTGGTCAGCTGAGGAAGACGCCGGCGTCGGGGGCGAAGTCGGCTTCTTCCACGACCCGGCGGACCTCTACCTCGTTGCTGAGGGCCTCGGCCAGGCGGGCGGCCCATTCGACGGCTTCGTCGCGAGTGCGGACGTCGACGACGATGATGCCGCCGATCAGCTCCTTGGTCTCGGCGAACGGGCCGTCGGTGACGGTTCGCTTGCCGTCGGCCACCTTCACCCGGGCGCCCAGCCCGCTGCGGTGCACGCCCTCGGCGAACAGCAGCACGCCCGCCTTCGACAGGTCGTCGACGACCTTGCCGACGGCCTCGCCCACCTGCTGGCTCACCATCCGGCCGGCCTCGGTGTCGTCGTCCGCCTTGTTGATGATCATGTAACGCATCGGTCCAACTCCCTCGTCCTGGAGATCCTTTGATCTCACGTCGACCGGGTCACCACCAGATCGACACCCGGCCGAGAAGAACTTTCAGCTCGGCAGGCAGGCACCGGGCAGTCAGCTCGGCGGGCACTCTCCGGGTGATCAGCTCGGCTGGTCGCCCTCGGGGTGGTACGCGCAGGCGTCGGCGAGGTCGACGGTGGCGGGCGGCGGGGTGGTCTTGCCGGCGCCGGGGCGGGCGAGCGTCTTCGGGTCCTTGGTGCTCGGGGTGCTCGGCGGCGTCGTGGTGGCCGGGGTCTCCGGCTTGGGCTCGAGGGCCTTGGCGACCGTTTCGCGCAGGCCTTCGTAGTCCGGGTGGAGGTACTTGAGCTTCAGCTTCGACACGTCCAGCGAGACGTTCGAGACGGTGCCCGACTTCACCTTGAGGGCGAGCTGGATCAGGGCCGGCAGGAGTTCCTGCGGGATGTCGGTACGGAGCAGGTTCTTGCCTGCCTTCGCGATCGCCTGGTACTTCGTGACGAGCGTGCTCGGGTCGGCCGCATCGACCAGCGCCTTGATCGTGCAGCGCTGCCGGATCTGCCGCTGGTCGTCGTCGGCACCGTACCGGCCGCGGGCGAACCACAACGCGTGCGGACCGTCCAGGTGCTGCTTCGGGCCGGGCTCGATCCACTCGGCCGGCGGGATGTGCGCGCTGCTGATGCCACCCATCGCGACCCGCTCGTTCACGTTGACCGTGATCCCGCCGAGCGCGGAGACCAGCTGCGAGAAGCCCTTCAGGTTGACCTGCAGGTAGTAGTCGAGCTTCAGCCCGACCGCCTCGCCGACGGACTGCTTCACCACGTCGGCGCCCTCGTTGTCGGACGGGCCGAGGATGCCGGGGTGCGCGTCCGGGATGTTCTGGTACATCGCGGTCAGCATCCACTCCAGCCGGCCCTCGAGGCTGAGCCCCTCCTGGCCGAAGCCGTTCGGGTAGAACTTGTGCAGCGGCGAGTCCTTCGGGAACGGCATGAAGGTGAGCTGGCGCGGCATCGAGATCAGCGAGGTGTCGCCGGTCTTGGTGTCGATGCTGGCCACGATCACGGTGTCGGTACGGATCCCCGGCCGGCTCGGTGCGTCGTCACCGCCGAGCAGCAGCAGGTTGAGCCGCGGACGGTTCTCCCACGGGTCCTTCACGTTGACCGTCTTCGGCCGGGTCGCGCTCTTGCTCTCGCCCTGCGAGACGAACACGTTCTGGACCAAGTCGCGCTGGGCGAGCACGTTCTCGACCGCGATCGCGGCGGGTGCGGCGATCGCGAAGCAGAGCAGGCCGACCAGCATCGCACCGACGGCCCGGCCGCCTGGCGCAGCCGTTGCCGGACGCAACAACCGGTGCGAGCCGACGATCACGATGATCCAGCCGAGCGCGATCGCGCCGAGCACCACACTGGTGATCAGCAGGCGACTCGATACGACGGCAGCCGACAGCACCTCGTCGCGCCGGGTGAGCCCGACGTAGACACCGAGCGCGATCAGCCCGACCGTCAGCGTCAGGACAAAGGACCCGAGCCGCTTGCGCCCGCCGATGATCAGCCCGAGTCCGGGCAGCAGCGCACTGAGCAGCGTCAGCCCCAACGATCGCGGTACCGACCGAGCCCGCCGAGCAATCCGCTCCGCCGCCCGCCGATCCCGCCGGCTCCCGCTCGCGTTCCCAGCACCGAGCTGGTCCCGTCCGCTCTCGTTTGTCTCCCCCACCACCCGCTCACCGTCCCCCCGGCTCGCAGCTTCCCCAGTTCCACCAGCATCCCCAGCGGCACCAAATGTGGGATCACCGCTCACCCCAGCGGTGTCGCCCAGCCCACGATCGGAGCCCACTCCCCCAGAGTCGGCCGCGCGGGCGAGACCCGCAAGATCCGCTTCATCTCGGGTAGGGCTCGACTGCCCATCGGTGCTCGGATCAGCACTGGGCAGGGGCGCGCCTTTGGCCCGCTTCGCGCGAGAACGACGCCCCATGACCTCCCCTGTCCGCCTGTGGATGCGCGACCAGTACCCAGGCCACACACCCTTCTAGACGCCAAAAAAGGCCGAGAGGTTTACTTTCAGCGGAAATCCACCTGTCCCTGCGGGACCCGCGACGGCTCCAGCGGTCGCAGCAACCCGGCGGCGAACCACGCCTCGACGGACTTCGCCTCCTTCGTGTTCGGCACGTAGACGACCCGTGCCATCCAGTCGTCGGAGTTGTTCCGGCGCCACTCCAGGATCAGCCCGGGCCACGGGCCGCGCTCGTACGCCGTACCGAGAACCCAGCAGTGCCGGCGGCTCCGGTCGGGCGGCGGTTCGCGCGGATAGCGCCGGTTGCTCCCCATGGATCAAGCATCGCACATGCATTCGATTACAGCGCAAATCGGATCTGGTGGACCAGACGGCGACGATTCGGAGGGCTGGGGTCAGACCGGGAGGTGTGCTCCGGTGACGCCGGGGGTCTCGGCGAGCGCGCGCAGTACGGTCGCGATCTGGGCCGGTGGGGTCCACTTGGCGGTGTTCGCGTCCGGCATCGCGCGGCGATTGGTGGGGGTGTCGATCGTGCCGGGGAGGATGGCGTTCACGCGGATGTGATCCTTCGCGTACTCGACGGCGAGCGCGTCGACGAAGGCGAGCACCGCGGCCTTGGCGGTGATGTAGCCGGCCGCTCCTGGGAAAGGCTTCAGCGCCGACATGCTCGAAGTACAGGTGATCGATCCGCCACCCGCGGCGATCAGCAACGGCAGGATCGCCTGGGTGACCAGGTACGTCGGACGCAGGTTGACCGTGAGCTGCGCCTCGAACTCCTCGATCGGCGTCTCGTGTACCCGCGCCCCCGCGGCGAACCCACCCACCAGATTCACCAACGCCCGCACCGGCGCCGCTTCCTCCGCCCCCGCCACCCGCGCGACCTCGGCAGCACCGGCAGGATCGGCGAGATCGACGACGAGCGTCTCCAGCGCCGCGGCCGACCCGAGTTCACCGAGCGACTTCTCAGATCGGCCCGGTACGACCACCCGCCAGCCGGCCGCAAGAAACTCCGCGGTCACCGCCGAGCCGAGCCCACCGGTGCCTCCAGCAACAACCACGGTTCCAGTCATGCGGAGGAGCCTAGTCGGGGAGGGCTAGGGTGCGGCCGGCGTCTCGGGCCGCGGCGATGGTGCGGGAGAGGGTTTGTTTGAGCGAGTCGGCTTCGTCGGTGAAGCCTTGGACGACGGAGGTGTCGCCTGCTGGTTCCGTGCGGGCCAGGAGTTCTATGTAGCGGTCGCCGTCTGCCAGGGCTGCTTCGGCTCGGAGGGCGGCGTCGGCGGAGCGGACTCGGTCGGCGTAGCGCTCCAGTAGCTCGACCTTGTGTTTGATGGCGTCGACTGAGCGGGCCAGGGCACGACGCTGGGGGCCGAGGACCGCTTCGAGTTCGGCGGTGGCCATGCCGCGGGAGACCTCGCGCTGGCGGGCTCGGAGTACGGACTGTTCGTGCAGGACCTGGCCGATGTCCCAGAGTTGCTCGGGCAGGACGAGTTCGTTCTTGACGTCGTCGAGCAGGCCGCGCTGGGTGACCGTTGCCTCTAGCACCGACTTGACGGCGCGCTGGCCGCGGGCGAGCAGGCGGCCGGACTCCTCGTCGAAGTCCTCGGCGAGCAGGTACTTGCCGTGCTGCAGCCGGACCGCCTTCTGCTTGCGGTTCTCGACCGCGGAACCGACCCCGACCGCGCCGGTGGTGATGACGGCGACGATCGCGAGCACGAGCGCCGCCCACGCCGCGACGGCGGTCGGCAGGGTCAGCGCGAAGATGATGAGGGCGAGGATCCAGCCGCCGACGCAGACCGCGAGCCAGACGAGCAGCGAGCCGAAGGTCGCCGCAGGTTCGGTTGACCAGGACGTCTGCCGCTTGGGTTTCGGGTGGCTCGCGGGCACGAACAGCTCGGGTTTCCGCTCGAACAGCCGGCGGACCTCCACCGGCACGTCCGGCGCGAACACCGGTTCCGGGCCCATCGCACCTCCACCTCTGCGCTGCCGTCGCTACTGCGACGCCTCTACTCTGCCGCTACTGCGAACCTGCCGATACTCAGCGTAGCGGCGTCCGCCGCCGTTGCAGCGTGACCGCCAGCCCGTCGAGCACGATTCCGAGCCCGAACTCGAACAATTGGTCCAGATCGAAGTCGAACTCGAACCCGTCCGGGTCCGCCAGCGCGCGGAACCCGGCGAGATCCTGCTCGACGATCAACTCCGCCAGCCGCCCGGCCTGCTGGTCGGCCCACTCGTCGGCCGTCAGCCCGGTGTCCTGCTCGGCCTGCGCCTCGGTCTCCAGATTGAGCGCGACGCCACGGACGTAGCCGAAGACGGTGATCGCCGCGTACATCGACGTGTTCGCGTCCACGCCGAAGCCGCCGACAGCCCGCAGTACGGCGTCGGTATGCGGCAGCAGATTGGGCAACACCTGCGGCCGTCCGATACTCACCGCACTCGCCAACCACAGATGAGCCTTGTACGCCGCCCACTGCGCCCGCGCCGCCGCCTCGATCACCGCCCGCCAACTCCCCGATCGCCGCGGCATCGGAAACTCCCCGATCGCCACATCAACCATCTGCAGTACGAGCGCCTCCTTACCCCCCACATACCGATAGAGCGCCATCGTCGAAACCCCGAGCTCAGTGGCCACCCGCCGCATCGACAAGGCACCGAGCCCCTCAGCATCGGCAATCGAGAGCGCAGTCCGCACAACCTCCTCTTTGCTCAGGAACCCCGGGGGCGCGGCGCTCGCCGGGCGGGCGCGGAGCGGGGAGCTGGGCGGGCGGGTGCCTACGACTGTGCCGACGCCTGGGAGGGAGTGGACCAGGCCTTCCTGCCGGAGAGCGGTTAGGGCCTTGGTGGCTGTGGCCATGGCTACGCCGTAGGTGCGTACTAGTGCACGGGTGGACGGGATGCGGTCGCCTGGCTTGAGTTCTCCGGCGGTGATCTGCCGGCGGAGCTCTGCCGCGATCTCCTGGTAGGGCGCTGCCATGGGTCCTCCGAACTAGTGCACTCAGACGCGGGACAGCGGATCGTGTGACGCTGTCTCGTGTACACCGTACGTGCACTACCCCGATGGAAGGAAACCACCATGAAGGTTCTGATCTCCGGTGCTGGGATTGCCGGTCCGGCGTTGGCGTTCTGGCTGCGGAAGGCGGGGTTCGAGCCGACGGTTGTCGAGCTCGCCCAGGCACCGCGGCCGGGCGGGCAGACTGTTGACATCCGCGGCATCGCCCGCGAGGTGGTTGAGCGGATGGGGCTGATGCAGGTCGTCCGGGAGCGACGGATGCATGAGCGGGGGATGGACTACGTCCGCGCCAACGGTCGCCGGTCCGCCGCATTCCCGGCCGAGATCCTCCACGGCGCGGGCCCGGTCGCCGAGATCGAGATTCTTCGCGGCGATCTGTCCGAGATCCTGCTCAACGCGACGACCCAAGGAGTCGAGTACCTTTACGGCGACTCGATCACCAGGCTAACGCAGGACGACGACGGCGTCCAGGTCACGTTCCAGAGCGGCGTCGAGCGCCGGTTCGATCTGGTCGTCGGCGCCGACGGGGTGCACTCACGGACCCGGGCGCTTGCCTTCGGCAACGAAGCGGGGTACGTCGAGCACCTCGGCGGCTACAGCTCCTTCTTCACCGTCAAGACTCCCGAGCCACTCGACGGCTGGATGAAGATCCACTCCGCGCCCGGCGGCCGGTGGGTCGCGCTGCGGCCGGACCACGACCCGCAGTACGCGAAAGCCCTGCTCAGCTTCCGCTCACCGCTGCTCCCCCGTCTCAAGCAGGCTGAGCAGAAAGCCTTGCTGGCCAAGACTTGCGCAGGAGTCGGCTGGCACGCGCCCCACATCCTCGCCGCGATGCCCGGCGCCGACGACTTCTACTTCGACACCACGAGCCGTGTCGTCGTACCGGAGTGGTCCCGCGGCCGGATCGTCCTGCTCGGCGACGCCGGCTACTGCGGCTCCCCGCTGGCCGGCCACGGTACTGCGCTGTCCCTCGTCGGCGCCTACGTCCTGGCCGGCGAGCTCACCGAGTACGACGGCGACCACGCGCGCGCCTTCCCGGCGTACCAGCGAGAGATGCAGCCGTACGCCGATCAGCGGATGGAACTCCCGCCGGGCGGACTCAAAATGGCGATGCCCATGACCGCAACCGGTATCCGCCTGCGCGACGCCTCGACCCGGCTGATGACCTCGCGCCCGTTCCGTCCGCTGCTCGCCAAGCTGGCCGGCCAGCCCGACGCCATCACGCTCAAGCCGTACCCCGCGATTACTCAGGCCAAGACGACCCGAGGATGACATCGACGAAGTTGGTGCGCTCGAAGCCAGGCACGAACCGGTCGAGCACATCCGCCTTCACGTTGCCGAACGTGGTCGCCGGCCGGTGCTTGATGCCCTCGGTGAACGCGTGCAGGATCCGGTTCTTGAAGTCCGGCCGCGGGTGCGCCGCCACGATGGCGGCGCGCTCGTCGGCCGAGATCCGGTCCAGCCCCAGCCCGAGTACGTCGGCCTCGACGCCGGCCGTGACCAGCGCGATCTCCGGCACCATGTGCGCGGGGACCTCCGGCGTCGTGTGCAACGCGATCGCTGTCCAGACCAGCTGCGTCTCGCCGTCGCCGATCCCGTGCCGGCGCAGGAAGTCGGCGGCCGCGTCGGCGCCGTCGATCTCGAACCGCTGCTGCGACTCGCGGTACCGCTCGGTCAGCCCGAGATCGTGGAACATCGCGCCGACATACAGCAGCTCCGGGTCGTACTTCAGTTCCTTGCCGTTCAGCGAACCGAACAGGAACACCCGCCGGGAGTGGTCGTAGACCAGGTCGTCGGTCACATCGCGGACCAACTCGGTCGCCTCCTGGGCGAGCTTGCTGTCCGGGATCTCGATGCCTGCAATGCTGGACATTCATCCTCCTCGTGATTGATGTCCAGCCTCGCGCGGACGACCCGTGCGCGGTCCGGGCGATCCGGACGGGTATCCCTCCGATCCGGACACCTGACCGAGCGACGGCGACGGCCGGCACCGCATACTCGGGGAGTGCCCGATGTGCTGGTGGTCGTCTACGACGGAGTCCGGCTGCTCGACGTGACCGGGCCGCTCGAGGTGTTCGCGGTCGCCAACGAGCAGGGCGGCGAGTACCGCTCCTGCCTGGCCTCACCCGACGGGCGCGACGTGGTCGCCAACACGGGTACCCGGCTCGGGGTGGACCTCAGCCTGTCGTCGGCAGATGCGCGGGGCGCGACTCTCGTAGTACCGGGTGGGCCCAACTGGCTGCACACCATCAGCGATGCGGCCCTGCTCGACCAGATCCGCCGGCTCTCGGGTCAATCAGCCCGTACTGCGTCAGTCTGCGCAGGAGCATTCGCGCTGGCCGCGGCCGGGTTGCTCGACGGGCGCCGGGCGACGACGCACTGGGAGCTCGCTGACCAGCTGGCGCGGCGGTTCCCGTTGGTCGAGGTGGACAGCGATGCGATCTTCGTCCAGGACGGGCCGGTGATCACGTCGGCCGGGGTGACATCGGGGATCGACCTAGCGCTCGCCCTGGTCGAGAAGGACCTCGGTGCGGAGACGGCGCGGCTGGTGGCCAAGCAGCTGGTGGTGTTCCTGCAACGGCCGGGTGGGCAGTCGCAGTTCAGTGTGCGGCTGAGCGCGGGTCAGGCGCGGCATGAACTGATCCGCAAGGTGCTCGACGCGATCACCTCCGATCCGGCGGGTGACCACAGTCTCGAAGTACTGGCGTCGCGCGCCGGGGTGAGCACTCGGCATCTGACCAGGTTGTTCAACGACGAGGTCGGTACTACGCCCGCCCGGTTCGTCGAGAAGGTCCGGGTCGAGGCGGCCCAGCTCCTGCTCGAGGCGACGGCCGACCCGCTCGACGTGATCGCCCGGCAGGTCGGCCTCGGCTCCCCCGAGACGCTGCGGCGCGCCTTTACGCGGGTGCTCAACACGACGCCTGGGCAGCATCGAGCGCGCTTCAGCGGCGTACGGAAGAACTAGGCGCACGGAAGAACTAGTCGAGCGGGGAGATCCAGTCCGGGTTGCGGCCCAGGAGGGCGAGCAGTGTGGGCAAGTCGTTGGCGTCGCCGGCGGTTTTGAGGCTGCGCTCGAAGGCCGCACCGGGGCCTCGGGACGCCTCGGTGTCGGGGATCCGGCGGGCCAGGCCGAGGGCCATCTCGACCATGTCCTGCGGTGGGTCGTACGGGGCGTCGATGGCGCGGGCCAGGTCCCAGGCGTGGACGACGCAGTCGAGCTGGCGGAAGGTGAGCGCGACCCGGCGCGGGAAGACGCCGAACTCGCGGACCTCCATCGGCTGGTCGAGCGCTCCCCCGTCGGCGAAGGCCTCGGCCACGCGCACGTTGGAACGGCGGTAGGCGCCGGCCGGGTTGTCGCCGAGCCGCCCGCCGGTCCAGGTCTGGACCGGGGCCGAGCCGTCGCGAGCCGCCGCGGCGAAGCCTTCGTTCTCGCTGACGATGTGCCGCAGCAGGCCGCGGACCGTCCAGTCGGGGCAGGGAGTGGGAAACCACAGGTGCTCTGGTCGCACCTGCATGACTACTTCGCCGAGTACCGCGCCGGCTCGCCGATCCAGATCCCGGATGTCCATCCGTGCTCCTCCACGTCGTCGCCCTGCCCTCGCTGAGCATAGGCCGCGATGCCCGGCCCTGCCCGCTTTTCGGCGCGGATCCGGGCCGTCGCAGGGGTTAACCCGCAACCGGTACTGCGCCGGCTCCGCCGGAGCCAGTAGCCTGAGCGCATGCCCGGGACCCTTTACATCACAGGTGACAAGGCCGCCGACGGCCTGCTGAACAAGGACGGCACCGCCCTGCTGATCGGCATGCTGCTGGATCAGCAGGTGCCGATGGAGTGGGCCTTCGCAGGGCCGGCCAAGCTGCGGGAACGCCTCGGGCACCTGGACGCGAAGAAGATCGCCGCGATGGACGTCGACGAGTTCGTCGCGATCTGTTCGGAGAAGCCGGCGATCCACCGCTTCCCGGGCGCGATGGGCAAGCGGATCCACCAGGTCTGCGTCGTGCTGGCCGACGAGTACCGCGGCAAGGCGGCGAACCTCTGGAAGGGCGTCGACACCGGCGCCGAGCTGTACCGGCGGCTGCACGCCCTGCCCGGCTACGGCGAGGAGAAGGCGAAGATCTTCGTCGCCATCCTGGCCAAGACCCAGGGCGTCGCCCCGGACGGCTGGCGCGAGGCCGCCGGCAAGTTCGGCGACGATGTGCCGCGCTCGGTCGCCGACATCGACGGCCCCGAGTCGCTGGCCAAGGTCCGTGAATGGAAGAAGGCTCAGAAGGCCGCCAAGCGCGACAAGCAAGACAACTTAGTCGGCTGACTGATGGCCGCTTCCCGCGACACCGCTCAGGTTGACGGGGTACGGCTGGCGGAGGCACTCGATCGCGGGCCGTTCAGTCTCGCGTTGCGGTTGGCGGTTCGGGAGAGTGGGCTGAGTCTCGAGCGGTTGCAGTTCAAGCTGCGCGAGCGCGGTACGCCGGTGAGCAAGACCGCGCTGAGCTACTGGCAGCACGGGCGCAATCAGCCTGAGCGGGCGGAGTCGATGCGGGCGCTCGCCGTGATCGAGGAGATCCTCGGGCTGGACGCCGGGGCGTTGGCGGCGTTGCTCGGGCCGCCCCGGCCGCGGGGGCGTTGGCTGGTACAGAAGCCGGGAGCGTTGCGGCCGGACGAGGCGTGGGCCCGGCCCGACGGGCTGGCGCGTGCGTTGGAGCGGATGGGCAGCAATCTCGACGCGTTCCACCAGTTCGCGCACCTCGGGCTGCATCTTCAACTCAGCGTCGACGCCGAGCGGAAGCTCGAGTCGATCACCCATCACCTGGTCGCCCGCGCCGACGTCGACGGGATCGACCGCAAGATCGTCGCCGTCCGCAGCGACGCCGGTACCGCCGAACCGCTGGACATCACGAGCACCCGCGGCTGCCGGCTCGGCCGCCAGCGCCAGGACGCCGCCACCGGCTTCACCACCTTCGAGCTGCTGCTCGACCGCCCACTGCGCGTCGGCGAACTCGCAGTACTGCACTACAAGGTCCGTTACGACCTCCCCGACACCCTGCACAACCAGCGCGTGGAGCAGTCGACGCGGGACTTCTCGATGCAGGTGTCGTTCGCCCAGTCGACGCTACCGGCCCGGGTTTGCCGCAGCTACCGTTCCTCGGT
This region includes:
- a CDS encoding YciI family protein, translated to MRYMIINKADDDTEAGRMVSQQVGEAVGKVVDDLSKAGVLLFAEGVHRSGLGARVKVADGKRTVTDGPFAETKELIGGIIVVDVRTRDEAVEWAARLAEALSNEVEVRRVVEEADFAPDAGVFLS
- a CDS encoding FAD-dependent monooxygenase; the encoded protein is MKVLISGAGIAGPALAFWLRKAGFEPTVVELAQAPRPGGQTVDIRGIAREVVERMGLMQVVRERRMHERGMDYVRANGRRSAAFPAEILHGAGPVAEIEILRGDLSEILLNATTQGVEYLYGDSITRLTQDDDGVQVTFQSGVERRFDLVVGADGVHSRTRALAFGNEAGYVEHLGGYSSFFTVKTPEPLDGWMKIHSAPGGRWVALRPDHDPQYAKALLSFRSPLLPRLKQAEQKALLAKTCAGVGWHAPHILAAMPGADDFYFDTTSRVVVPEWSRGRIVLLGDAGYCGSPLAGHGTALSLVGAYVLAGELTEYDGDHARAFPAYQREMQPYADQRMELPPGGLKMAMPMTATGIRLRDASTRLMTSRPFRPLLAKLAGQPDAITLKPYPAITQAKTTRG
- a CDS encoding alpha/beta fold hydrolase, producing MQKVTSADGTQIAYDQLGDGPAVVLVCGGSVDRMSNAPLAALLAQSFTVYNYDRRGRGDSGDADVYAIEREFEDLDAIFAVAGGSAHLYGTSSGAALALLATAAGRPVNKLALWEPPYFLEGAEGRPRPDTASIYRGFVAEGRRDKAAEYFMAEVVRMPAEFVAQAKASPWWPAQEAIAHTLAYDATVMGDYSVPAEAIKAIHQPTRVLTGGIAWPWMAESNKVVAELLEDGSHVVLAEQQHNVDPAVLAPALKEFWV
- a CDS encoding RNA polymerase sigma factor, encoding MTETHGAIDAVWRIESARIIAGVARIVRDVGLAEELAQDALVAALEQWPESGVPNNPGAWLMAIAKRRAIDLIRRKETYQRKLAEMGHELEIDGDSVEDDVEAILEDTIEDDLLRLVFTACHPVLTTDARVSLTLRLLGGLKTDEIARAFLAPEATIAQRIVRAKRNLAKAEVEFEVPTGEDLINRLSSVLEVIYLIYNEGYSATAGDDWMRPTLCNEALRLGRLLAELMPAEPEVHGLVALMEIQASRANARVGPNGEPVLLLDQDRRRWDRLLIRRGLESIDHAWNLDGTPGPYLLQAAIAACHARAAEADDTDWARIAGLYAVLAQVTPSPVVELNRAVAISMAFGPERGLTAVDALADEPSLKEYHLLPSVRGDLLFKLGRLDEARAEFEKAATLTRNERERTFLLDRAAAC
- a CDS encoding LCP family protein gives rise to the protein MGETNESGRDQLGAGNASGSRRDRRAAERIARRARSVPRSLGLTLLSALLPGLGLIIGGRKRLGSFVLTLTVGLIALGVYVGLTRRDEVLSAAVVSSRLLITSVVLGAIALGWIIVIVGSHRLLRPATAAPGGRAVGAMLVGLLCFAIAAPAAIAVENVLAQRDLVQNVFVSQGESKSATRPKTVNVKDPWENRPRLNLLLLGGDDAPSRPGIRTDTVIVASIDTKTGDTSLISMPRQLTFMPFPKDSPLHKFYPNGFGQEGLSLEGRLEWMLTAMYQNIPDAHPGILGPSDNEGADVVKQSVGEAVGLKLDYYLQVNLKGFSQLVSALGGITVNVNERVAMGGISSAHIPPAEWIEPGPKQHLDGPHALWFARGRYGADDDQRQIRQRCTIKALVDAADPSTLVTKYQAIAKAGKNLLRTDIPQELLPALIQLALKVKSGTVSNVSLDVSKLKLKYLHPDYEGLRETVAKALEPKPETPATTTPPSTPSTKDPKTLARPGAGKTTPPPATVDLADACAYHPEGDQPS
- a CDS encoding GntR family transcriptional regulator; this translates as MAAPYQEIAAELRRQITAGELKPGDRIPSTRALVRTYGVAMATATKALTALRQEGLVHSLPGVGTVVGTRPPSSPLRARPASAAPPGFLSKEEVVRTALSIADAEGLGALSMRRVATELGVSTMALYRYVGGKEALVLQMVDVAIGEFPMPRRSGSWRAVIEAAARAQWAAYKAHLWLASAVSIGRPQVLPNLLPHTDAVLRAVGGFGVDANTSMYAAITVFGYVRGVALNLETEAQAEQDTGLTADEWADQQAGRLAELIVEQDLAGFRALADPDGFEFDFDLDQLFEFGLGIVLDGLAVTLQRRRTPLR
- a CDS encoding SDR family NAD(P)-dependent oxidoreductase — translated: MTGTVVVAGGTGGLGSAVTAEFLAAGWRVVVPGRSEKSLGELGSAAALETLVVDLADPAGAAEVARVAGAEEAAPVRALVNLVGGFAAGARVHETPIEEFEAQLTVNLRPTYLVTQAILPLLIAAGGGSITCTSSMSALKPFPGAAGYITAKAAVLAFVDALAVEYAKDHIRVNAILPGTIDTPTNRRAMPDANTAKWTPPAQIATVLRALAETPGVTGAHLPV